Part of the Sinorhizobium terangae genome is shown below.
ATGCGGCACGGTTGCCGGATCTTCGCCGGGTACCGCCTGGGCCCGCATTGCCGTGCGGGTCGGCCCCGGATCGACGCTGAGAATGCGGAGCGGCAGCCGTTGGGTTTCGTGCGCCCAGGTGCGTGCCAGCGCCTCGACGGCCGCCTTGGAGGCGGAGTAGGGGCCCCAGAAGGGCTTGCACTTGTGCGCTGCGCCCGATGAGACCATGAGGGCCCGGCCCGCGTCGGATTTGACGAGCAGCGGCTCAACCGACCGGATCAGCCGCCAGGTCGCGGTGACGTTGATGGTCATCACCTTTTCGAACACCTTGGCCTCGACATGGCCGATTGGCGAAATCGTGCCGAGCACACCGGCATTGGCAACGAGGATATCGAGTTTGCCCCAACGCTCGTGGATCGCTCCTCCGAGCTTGTCGATTGCCGCCATGTCCGCGAGATCGAAGGGGACGAGCGTCGCCGAACCGCCGACCGCCTTGATGGCATCGTCCAGTTCCTCGAGGCCACCGACCGTGCGCGCGCAGGCGATGACGTGCGCGCCAGCCTTAGCCAGTTCGAGGGCAGTGAAATAGCCGATACCGCGCGATGCGCCGGTGACCAGTGCGACCCGGTCTTTCAGATTGGGCGTCATTTGATTGTCTTTTATCCGTTGCTGGCGAGAACCGAGAGTTTGCGGACATTGCTTGCGCCATCCTGGTCGAGCAGGCGCGTCGGGTAGTCCCCGGTGAAATAATGATCGGTGAATTGCGGCGCTTGCGGGTCGCGCACTACACCCCCGACAGCCCGGTAGAGCCCGTCGATCGACAGGAATTCGAGTGAGTCAGCGCCGATGAAGCGGCACATGGACGCGAGATCGGGATGCTGGTTGGCGAGCAACTTGTCGCGGTCCGGCGTATCGATACCATAGAAGTCCGGATGGAAGATCATCGGGCTAGCAACACGGATATGCACCTCGCGTGCGCCGGCGTCGCGGATCATCTGTACGATCTTGACCGACGTCGTGCCGCGCACGATGGAATCATCGACGAGCACCACGCGCTTGTCCTTGATCATGGCACGGTTGGCCGAATGCTTCAGTTTGACGCCGAACGCGCGGATCTGCTGCGTCGGCTCGATGAAGGTCCGTCCGACATAGTGGTTGCGGATGATGCCGTATTCGAAGGGAATGCCGCTCTGCTGTGCATAGCCGAGCGCAGCCGGCGTGCCGCCGTCGGGCACAGGTACGACTACATCCGCCTCGACGGGCGATTCCTTGGCGAGATTGACGCCCATATTTTTGCGCGCCACATAGACGCTGCGACCGCCGACGACCGAATCCGGGCGTGCAAAGTAGACATATTCGAAGAGGCAGAGGCGTTCCGGCTGCGGTGCTTCCGGCTTGCGCGCGTCGATCGAAATCGAGCCGTCCGGCTGAATCTCGCAAATGACCACTTCGCCGTTCTCGATATCACGAATGTATTTGGCGCCAATGATGTCGAGCGCGCAGGTTTCCGAGCAGAAGATCGGCTTGCCGTCGAGTTCGCCCATGACGAGGGGGCGGATACCGATCGGGTCGCGCGCGGCGATCAGCTTGGTGCGCGTCATCGCCAGCATCGAATAGCCGCCTTCCATCTGGCGGATGGCGTCGATGAAGCGATCGGAGGAGGAGGTCTGTTTGGAGCGGGCAATGAGGTGAAGGACGACTTCCGTGTCCGAGGTCGATTGGCATATCGCGCCGTCGGCGATCAACTGGCGACGCAGCGTCAGCCCGTTGGTGAAGTTGCCGTTATGGGCGATAGCGATGCCGCCGACTTCGAGTTCGGCAAAGAGCGGCTGGACGTTGCGCAGCGCCACCTCGCCGGTCGTCGAGTAGCGCGTGTGCCCGATGGAAATAAAGCCGGGCAGCTTGGCCAGCGTGGCGGGGTCGGTATAGTGATCTCCGACGAGACCCATGCGCTTTTCGGTATAGAACTGCTTGCCGTCGAAGGTGACGATACCGGCCGCTTCCTGGCCGCGATGCTGGAGCGCGTGCAATCCAAGCGCCGTCAGTGTGGCTGCATCCGGATGTCCCAGAATGCCGAAGACACCGCATTCCTCATGCAGGGTGTCGCCATCGAGTTCGTCGTGGATTTCACGGGATCTAAGATCGGTCATCACAAGTTCGCCTTTTGCTCCATGCCGGTGCGCATATCGTGATCAGGCTGCCCGTCTTCAAGCGATCTTAAACGAAAACAGCAGCAAGCGTTATTTCCAAATGGACAAAGCCCGCGCAGCGGGCCTTGTCGGAAACTGATGTTCTATCTCAGCCGTTCGTCGGCGCATCCTGGACGGGGGGCTGTTCGGCCGGGCCCGGCGGGGTTTCCGGTTCGCCTTCGCCCGTGTTGTCCTTACCGCGCAAGCGATCGAGGATCGTGGCGTCGGCCTCTTCCGGCAAAAGCGCGATCAGCTTGTTGCCGAGATTGTCAAGCAGCGGTTTCGATTTCGCCTGGGTAACCCAGATCGGCTGTTGCTGCGGTGCCACCAGCCAGTTGAAGAACAGCATGGCAACGACGACGAGCAGGATGCCGCGGGCGGCGCCGAACAGGAAGCCAAGGGTCCGGTCGAGCGCGCCGATGCGGCTGTCGATGATGAAATCGGCGATCCGCATCGTGATGAAGGAGATGACGATCAGCGCCACCAGGAAGACCACGGCGGCCGAGCCGGCCATCGCGACCGTGTCGCTGCTGGTGTATTGTGAGGCATAGGGCAGCAGGAAGGGATAGAGGAAATAGGCGGCCGCCGCCGCGCCGACCCAGCTCGCAACCGACAGGACCTCGCGCGAGAACCCGCGGACCATGGCGAGGATGGCCGAAAACAGCGCAACGCCGAGAACGATACCATCGAGAATTGTAATGGGCATGTTGTCCTTACTCCGACCCCGTCTTGATCCGGGCCACACCAAGCTTATCCGCCGTCGGTCGTGTCTGCACGCACTCAGAACGTCTTTCCACGACCAATTGTCAAGGCGCGCATCTGCGGATGCTCTTGCCGATCCCCGCCGAGGTCATTCGTCTTCGCCTTCCGTCTGCCTCAGAGCGCTCCGCGATCCGGCGATACGCGCCACGAGATCCGGCAGGCTCTCCATTTCGCTCCAGCGGCCGTTGCCGTTCTTCGGCAGCTCGGTCGATGCAGACGGCAATACGGCCTGGGAGAAACCGAGCTTCTCGGCTTCCTTGAGACGTTGGGCGGTATGCGCAACCGGCCGGATGGCACCCGACAAGCTGACTTCGCCGAAATAGACGCAATCGGCCGGAAGGGCAAGCCCGGCAAGCGAGGAAACCAGCGCGGAAGCGACCGCCAGGTCGGCGGCAGGCTCGGAAATGCGGTAACCGCCGGCAATATTGAGATAAACGTCGTGCTGGCCGAGGCGAACGCCACAATGGGCCTCGAGCACGGCGAGGATCATCGAGAGGCGGGCGGAATCCCAGCCGACGACCGCACGGCGCGGCGTTCCAAGCGACGTCGGCGCGACGAGCGCCTGCACTTCCACCAGCACCGGCCGGGTTCCTTCCATGCCGGCAAAGACGGCGGCTCCCGGCGACTTCTCGTTGCGTTCCCCGAGAAACAACTCCGACGGATTGGCGACTTCGCGCAGGCCCCTGTCCGACATCTCGAACACGCCGATCTCGTCGGTCGGACCGAAGCGGTTCTTGACCGTCCTCAGGATGCGATAGTGATGCCCGCGATCGCCCTCGAAATAGAGCACGGCATCGACCATGTGCTCGACGACACGCGGGCCGGCGATCTGGCCCTCCTTCGTCACATGGCCGACGAGCACGACCGCCGTTCCGGTCTGCTTGGCGAAGCGGATCATTGCCTGGACGCCGGTTCGTACCTGGGTCACGGTCCCGGGCGCCGAATCGACGATGTCGCTCCATAGCGTCTGGATCGAATCGATGATGACGAGATCAGGGCGCTTGCCGTCCGCAAGCGTCGCCAGGATGTCTTCGACATTGGTCTCGGCGGCGAGAAGCACGTCGCTGTCGGCCGCCCCGAGCCGCTGGGCACGCAGACGCACCTGGGCGACGGCCTCCTCGCCCGAGACATAGATGACGCGATGCTTGCGGCGGGAAAGGGCCGCTGCCGCCTGCATCAGCACGGTCGACTTGCCGATGCCGGGATCGCCGCCGACGATCAAGGCCGACCCGCGCACGAAGCCGCCGCCCGTGACGCGGTCGAGTTCGGATATCCCCGTCTGGATACGCGGCGCGTCCTCGATCTCGCCGGAAAGGGTGGTGAGCGCGACAGGCCGACCCTTCTTCGGCGCGCGCGATGGGCCGCCGCCGATGCCCGCCGTCGGGTCTTCCTCGATGATCGTGTTCCACTCGCCGCAGCCGTCGCACTTGCCCGCCCAGCGGGAATGGACGGTGCCGCAATTCTGGCAGATGAACTGGGTGCGGGCTTTCGCCATCGAGACTAGCTTTCGGATATGCGGGAGGCTGCGTGAATACGGCCGCGATTCCGAGAATCACTGCCGCTGTTCACATAATGCCGCGAAATGCTGCCCGAAAGGGTGTTTTTCGGCGACTGTCCGGCGAAGCAGCAATGGCCCCGCGTTCACGCACCGCCGATATAGCTTCGATGATAGCGATGCCCGAGGCTCGTCAGCAGCTCGTAACCGATCGTTCCGCCGGCGCGCGCGACGTCGTCTATCGCGACATTGCGGCCGAAGAGCTCGATATAGTCGCCGGCGCGGACGGCCTTTTCCGGCAGGTCGGTGACGTCGAACAGGCTGAGGTCCATGGTGACCCGGCCGACATGCGGCACCTTCCTGCCATGCAGGAAGCCATAGGCGCCGGAAGGCATCGCCTGCCTGAGCGTCACACCGCCGCCGGATACCGAGCGGTGATATCCGTCGGCATAGCCGATCGCGACCGTTGCGATGCGGCTTTCGCGGGCGAAGCGTGCCGATGCGCCGTAGCTCGCCGTTGCGCCGGAGGGGACTGTGCGGACCTGGATGATGCGCGCTTCGGCGGTCACCACCGGCTTCATCGGATTGATCGCACCGTTCACCGCCTCGCCGCCATAAACTGCAATCCCGGGGCGTGTGAGGTCGAAATGGTAGTCCTTGCCGAGGAAAACACCGCCGGAATTCGCAAGGCTCGCCGGGACGCCCTCGAAGGCGGCGGCCGCCTCACGGAAGCGCTCGAGCTGATAAAGGTTCATCGGATGTTTGGGATCATCACCGCAGGCAAGATGGCTCATGATCAGCACGGGTGAGAAACTTGCCGGACGCGCAGGATCGTTGGCAAGCGCGACGGCTTCCTCTACCGATAGCCCGAGCCGGTTCATGCCGGTGTCGACATGAAGCACGCAAGGGTGGTCGCCGCGTTCGGAAAGCGCCGCCATGAAGACGGCGAGTTGTTCATCCGAGTTGATGATCGGCACGAGATCGTAGTCGAAGAAGAGTTCCTCGTTGCCTGGCCACATGCCGGCCAGAATGTAGATGCGCCCATCCGGAACCAAAGGGCGGAGCTCCGCCCCTTCTTCCGCGTTGGCGACGAAGAAGTCGCGTGCACCGGCGGCGTAAAGGGCAGGGGCCGCCTGCGCAATGCCGAGCCCATAGGCATCTGCCTTCAGAACGGCGGCCGCGCGAGCCGTGCCGGAGCGCTCGTTCATGGCGCGCCAATTGTCGGCCAGCGCCGCAAGATCGATGGTGAGCCTGTTGGAGGCGGAGAGGAATTCTGGTTCGTGCATACCGGAAGCTCTGAGTGGACGATACAGCAGCAATACATCCTGGCAGCGAAGGCCGCAAACGATCTGGTGCGATCGGGATGCCCGCTGTTGCGACAGGCGTCGTCGTTGTGGTCGCTGCGAGAGTGGTGATCGCAGCGTGAGTCGGCTGGTGCCGGGTGACTGCCGGATTAAACGTGTTTCGCTTCCAGTCGGCTGATTTTACCGCCCCTCATCCGGCTGCCGCCATCTTCTCCCCGTCGAGACGGGAGAAGGTCGCGGCAGCGGGATGAGGGGCAGAGGCGTGCAGTTCACGCGTGGCGAACAGCCGCGGTTCAGTGCTCGTACTGTGTGAAGGACGGATCCGCCAGGTCAGAGAAGCGTGTGTATTCGGATTGGAAGGCGAGCTTCACCGTGCCGGTCGGCCCGTGGCGCTGCTTGGCGATGATCACGTCGGCCGTGCCCTTGACCTTGTCCATCTGCATCTTCCACTCTTCGTACTTCGGATCGAGTTCGTCGCGCGGCTCCATGTTCTTCACGTAGTATTCCTCGCGGAACACGAAGAGCACCACGTCGGCGTCCTGCTCGATCGATCCCGATTCACGCAGGTCCGAGAGCTGCGGGCGCTTGTCCTCACGGCTTTCCACCGCGCGCGAGAGCTGTGAGAGCGCGATGATCGGCACATTCAGCTCCTTGCCGAGCGCCTTGAGGCCGGTGGTGATTTCGGTGATTTCCTGCACCCGGTTCTCGCCTGATTTCTTGGAGCCGGTCATGAGCTGGACGTAGTCGACCACGAGTACGTCGAGGCCACGCTGACGCTTGAGGCGACGGGCGCGTGCCGCGAGCTGGGCGATCGAGATGCCGCCGGTCTGGTCGATATAGAGTGGCACCTTCTGCATCATCATCGAGCAGGCGACGAGCTTCTCGAAATCGGCTTCCGAAATGTCGCCACGGCGGATCTTCGAGGACGAAACCTCGGTCTGCTCGGAGATGATACGCGTGGCGAGCTGCTCGGACGACATTTCGAGCGAATAGAAACCGACGACACCGCCGTTCTTCGCCTTGAAGGAGCCATCGGGTTGCACCTCGGGCTCGTAAGCCGCGGCGATGTTGTAGGCGATGTTGGTTGCGAGCGATGTTTTGCCCATGCCCGGGCGGCCGGCGAGGATGATCAGGTCCGAACGCTGCAGGCCGCCCATCTTTCCATCGAGCGAATGGATGCCGGTCGAAATGCCGGAAAGATGGCCGTCCCGGTCCTTCGCCGTCGCGGCCATGTCGATGGCGAGTGTCACGGCGTCGCTGAACGACTGAAAGCCGCCGTCATAGCGTCCTGTTTCGGCAAGCTCAAAAAGGCGCCGCTCCGCGTCCTCGATCTGGCTCTGCGGCGGCATATCGAGCGGCGCGTCATAGGCGATGTTGACCATGTCCTCGCCGATGGTGATCAGCGATCGGCGGAGTGCAAGATCGTAGATGGCGCGGCCATAATCCTCGGCATTGATGATCGAAACGGCCTCGGCGGCAAGGCGCGCGAGGTACTGGGCAACGGTCAGGTCGCCGACTTTTTCGTCCGCCTTGAGGAAGGTCTTGATCGTCACCGGGTTGGCGGTCTTGCCCATGCGGATGATCTCGCCGGCAACCTCGAAGATGCGGCGGTGCAATGGCTCGAACAGATGTACCGGCTTCAGGAAGTCGGAAACCCGGTAGAACGCATCGTTGTTGACCAGGATTGCGCCAAGCAGCGCCTGCTCGGCCTCGAGGTTGTTCGGCGCTTCGCGGTAGTGCTGGTCCGCCTGATCCTTGGCCAAGGGGGCGAGCTTGCGCGCTGCGTCGTTCATGGTCTTTCCGTTTCCGCCTGTGATCCCGTGAGTTACCCGATTTGCTTCCTGTCACGCGGCAAGTCTAGTGTAGGCATGCAACAGTGCCGCGGCATCCAAACGTGCCGATCGTCTTTGCCCGTTGTTCGACTGATCCACAGGGGCGGGAGCGAAGCGTCACAAAGCGCTCCATCCCCGGCAAATTTGTTTGACGCCGCGAGCGAAGGCAAAGGTACCTGATTCGCACCCCGCCGTCGCTTGCCCCCATCATTCGCCATCTTGAAAAAACTCAGCAGTTGCATTAAGTAGGGGCAAAATAATTAGCATACTAGTAATATGGAAAAGATACCAATGCGCGATTCAGACGCAAACCGCGAATTGTTCGACGCGCTGGCGATGGTCAATCGCAAGCTGCGGGCGGTCTTCGACGCACGGGTGAAGGAGCGGGGACTGACGCTGCCGCGTGCGCGTGCGCTGTTCATGCTCGCCAAGAAGGACGGGATCAACCAGCGGGAGCTGGCGGACGAACTCGAGATCGAGACGCCGACCATCGTGCGTCTGCTGGACGGTATGGAAAAGCAAGGCTTCATCGAGCGCCGTGTGGAGCTCTCCGACCGCCGCGCCAAGCAGATCCACATGACGGACTTCGGTCGCTCCGTGGCCCGCGATATCCAGAACCTTGCGAACGACATACGAAACGACGTCCTCGACGGCCTTGAACCGGAGGAAATCGCTGTTGCGCTGAAGGTCGTCTCAACGATCGCAAGCAACGTGCAGTCGATCGCAAGGGTATGACGACCGATGCAGGCGCTCGCCAAACCCACCGCCGATGAGAATCATGGCACTCCGCCGGAGACGAGAGGCACACCGGCCGAAGAACGGCCCGAGCCGGCTGCGTCCGCATCTGCGCCTCCGGCGATGGGCCTCGGTAAATCGGCCATCTACATTGCCTGCTCCGTGCTCCTGTTCCTGACGCAGGGGCTCGGCATGAACCTGGCGCTCGCCAATCTCACGCAGTTGCAAGGTTCGCTATCGGCAACGTCGGTGGAGGCCGCGTGGCTGTCGGCCGCCTACATGGCGCCCAATGTCAGCCTTTCGGCCGCTCTGGTGAAGATCCGCGCACAGTATGGGCTGCGCCGCTTTGCGGAGATCGGCATCGTCGGTTTCGTCTTCGTCTCGCTGCTGAATGTCTTCGTTTCCGACCTGCACTCGGCGATTGTCGTGCGCTTCATCAGCGGCATTGCCGCCGCGCCGATGTCGACGCTAGGCTTCCTCTACATGCTGGAAGCCTTTCCCCCCGCGCGCAAGCTGACTGTCGGGCTCGCGCTGGCGCTCACTTGCACGACGCTCGCCGCGCCGATTACGCGGCTGATCTCTCCGGAACTCATCGAATACGGCCAGTGGCATGGTCTCTATACCCTCGAGATGGCGCTGGCCCTGATCGCATTGCCGATCATCTATCTTTTGCCGCTGACACCCGTCCCTCATGGCAAGGTCATCCAGCGCACCGATATCGTGAGCTATCTGCTGCTCGCCGCCGGATTCGGTTGCATCGCGATCGTCCTCACGATGGGAAGGCTTTACTGGTGGTTTGAAGCTTCTTGGCTCGGGGTCTTGCTTGCGACCTCGGTCGTGATTCTCACCGCTTTCGTGCTGATAGAGCTCAACAGAGAGTTGCCGTTGATCGACGTGCGCTGGCTCGCGTCACGCGAGATCTTGCATTTTGCCACAGTGCTGCTGATCTTCCGCCTCGTGGCGTCGGAGCAGTCGGCGATTGCTACCAACTTCTACCAGCTGCTCGGCCTGCAGTACGATCAGCTCGCAACGCTCTACTGGATCATTCTGGCGGCATCCGTCGGCGGCGGGCTGCTGTGTGCGGCTCTGATGCAGCCCGGGTATGCGGACGCCGTCCATGTCCTTGCTTTGACGCTGCTTGCCGCGGGTGCCTACATGGACAGTCACGCGACGAGCCTGACGCGCCCAGAGCAGATGTATCTCAGCCAGGCTCTGGTAGCAGCCGGCACGGCGCTTTTCCTGCCGCCGGCAATGGCCCGGGGGTTCAGGTCGGCGCTGGCCAAGGGACCGAGCTACATCGTGAGCTTCATCGTCGTCTTTCTCTTCACCCAGAGCATCGGCGGCCTGATGGGGTCGGCAGCCTTCGGGACCTTTGTCACGGTCCGCGAGAAGTTTCACGCCAACATCCTCGCCGATGAGATCATTGCCACCAATCCTCTCGTCTCCCAGCGCCTCGCCCAGCTGTCGGGCGCCTATGCCAAGGCAATCGGCGACAAGGCGTTGCTCAACGGGGAGGGTGTGGCCCTGCTCGGGCAGACGGTTACGCGCGAGGCCAATATTCTTGCCTATAACGACGCGTTCCTGCTGACGGCGATCCTCGCCCTTTGCGCGCTCGTCGTGCTCATCATCCATATCGCTTTAAATTGGCTCACCGCACGCAACCTCCCTGCAGCGGCGGCGACCACATCCTGATACACCAAGTAGACCACCACCATGCTGAAAAATCTTCGTTCTGCCACCACGCTTATCGTCCTTCTTGCCGGCCTCGCCGGCCTCTCGCTCGTTCTCTACGCTTGGCGCTTGCCGCCCTTCGACAGCTCGGTCGAAACCACCGAGAATGCCTATGTCCGCGGCTATGTGACGATCGTCAGCCCCCAGCTTTCCGGCTACGTGGCGGAAGTGCCCGTCAAGGACTACGAGGAGGTGAGGGCCGGCCAGCTTCTCGTCAGGATCGATGATCGGATCTACGCGCAAAAACTCGCCCAGGCGAAGGCGACGCTTGCGGCGCAGCGCGCGGCGCTCGCGAATTCGTTCCAGCAGGAGCTGTCGGCAAAGGCGGGGATCGAGGCCAGCGAAGCGCAACTCGACAGCGCTCAGGCAGCCCTGGTTACCGCGAAAGCGTCGTGGGACCGCATTCGCCCCCTGGCCGAAAAGGGCGTCGCCACGCGCAGCGACGCGGACCAGTCGCGCGCTGGCTTCGAGCAGGCAGTGGCTGCCGTCAATCAGGCCAAGGCGAATCTTGAAGTGTCGAGGCAGTCACTTGCGACCACGCGTGGGGCACGCGCCGGTCTGGAGGCCTCGGTGTCCGGCGCGCAGGCCGCGGTCGAGCTAGCCCGGATCGATCTCGACAATACGCGGATCGTGGCGCCGCGCGACGGCAGGCTCGGCGAGATCGGCGCCCGCGTCGGTCAGTATG
Proteins encoded:
- a CDS encoding SDR family NAD(P)-dependent oxidoreductase encodes the protein MTPNLKDRVALVTGASRGIGYFTALELAKAGAHVIACARTVGGLEELDDAIKAVGGSATLVPFDLADMAAIDKLGGAIHERWGKLDILVANAGVLGTISPIGHVEAKVFEKVMTINVTATWRLIRSVEPLLVKSDAGRALMVSSGAAHKCKPFWGPYSASKAAVEALARTWAHETQRLPLRILSVDPGPTRTAMRAQAVPGEDPATVPHPSEVAAALIPLLGPDQTETGKLFLVRENRIVDYRMPE
- the purF gene encoding amidophosphoribosyltransferase translates to MTDLRSREIHDELDGDTLHEECGVFGILGHPDAATLTALGLHALQHRGQEAAGIVTFDGKQFYTEKRMGLVGDHYTDPATLAKLPGFISIGHTRYSTTGEVALRNVQPLFAELEVGGIAIAHNGNFTNGLTLRRQLIADGAICQSTSDTEVVLHLIARSKQTSSSDRFIDAIRQMEGGYSMLAMTRTKLIAARDPIGIRPLVMGELDGKPIFCSETCALDIIGAKYIRDIENGEVVICEIQPDGSISIDARKPEAPQPERLCLFEYVYFARPDSVVGGRSVYVARKNMGVNLAKESPVEADVVVPVPDGGTPAALGYAQQSGIPFEYGIIRNHYVGRTFIEPTQQIRAFGVKLKHSANRAMIKDKRVVLVDDSIVRGTTSVKIVQMIRDAGAREVHIRVASPMIFHPDFYGIDTPDRDKLLANQHPDLASMCRFIGADSLEFLSIDGLYRAVGGVVRDPQAPQFTDHYFTGDYPTRLLDQDGASNVRKLSVLASNG
- a CDS encoding CvpA family protein; translated protein: MPITILDGIVLGVALFSAILAMVRGFSREVLSVASWVGAAAAAYFLYPFLLPYASQYTSSDTVAMAGSAAVVFLVALIVISFITMRIADFIIDSRIGALDRTLGFLFGAARGILLVVVAMLFFNWLVAPQQQPIWVTQAKSKPLLDNLGNKLIALLPEEADATILDRLRGKDNTGEGEPETPPGPAEQPPVQDAPTNG
- the radA gene encoding DNA repair protein RadA, with amino-acid sequence MAKARTQFICQNCGTVHSRWAGKCDGCGEWNTIIEEDPTAGIGGGPSRAPKKGRPVALTTLSGEIEDAPRIQTGISELDRVTGGGFVRGSALIVGGDPGIGKSTVLMQAAAALSRRKHRVIYVSGEEAVAQVRLRAQRLGAADSDVLLAAETNVEDILATLADGKRPDLVIIDSIQTLWSDIVDSAPGTVTQVRTGVQAMIRFAKQTGTAVVLVGHVTKEGQIAGPRVVEHMVDAVLYFEGDRGHHYRILRTVKNRFGPTDEIGVFEMSDRGLREVANPSELFLGERNEKSPGAAVFAGMEGTRPVLVEVQALVAPTSLGTPRRAVVGWDSARLSMILAVLEAHCGVRLGQHDVYLNIAGGYRISEPAADLAVASALVSSLAGLALPADCVYFGEVSLSGAIRPVAHTAQRLKEAEKLGFSQAVLPSASTELPKNGNGRWSEMESLPDLVARIAGSRSALRQTEGEDE
- the alr gene encoding alanine racemase is translated as MHEPEFLSASNRLTIDLAALADNWRAMNERSGTARAAAVLKADAYGLGIAQAAPALYAAGARDFFVANAEEGAELRPLVPDGRIYILAGMWPGNEELFFDYDLVPIINSDEQLAVFMAALSERGDHPCVLHVDTGMNRLGLSVEEAVALANDPARPASFSPVLIMSHLACGDDPKHPMNLYQLERFREAAAAFEGVPASLANSGGVFLGKDYHFDLTRPGIAVYGGEAVNGAINPMKPVVTAEARIIQVRTVPSGATASYGASARFARESRIATVAIGYADGYHRSVSGGGVTLRQAMPSGAYGFLHGRKVPHVGRVTMDLSLFDVTDLPEKAVRAGDYIELFGRNVAIDDVARAGGTIGYELLTSLGHRYHRSYIGGA
- a CDS encoding replicative DNA helicase — encoded protein: MNDAARKLAPLAKDQADQHYREAPNNLEAEQALLGAILVNNDAFYRVSDFLKPVHLFEPLHRRIFEVAGEIIRMGKTANPVTIKTFLKADEKVGDLTVAQYLARLAAEAVSIINAEDYGRAIYDLALRRSLITIGEDMVNIAYDAPLDMPPQSQIEDAERRLFELAETGRYDGGFQSFSDAVTLAIDMAATAKDRDGHLSGISTGIHSLDGKMGGLQRSDLIILAGRPGMGKTSLATNIAYNIAAAYEPEVQPDGSFKAKNGGVVGFYSLEMSSEQLATRIISEQTEVSSSKIRRGDISEADFEKLVACSMMMQKVPLYIDQTGGISIAQLAARARRLKRQRGLDVLVVDYVQLMTGSKKSGENRVQEITEITTGLKALGKELNVPIIALSQLSRAVESREDKRPQLSDLRESGSIEQDADVVLFVFREEYYVKNMEPRDELDPKYEEWKMQMDKVKGTADVIIAKQRHGPTGTVKLAFQSEYTRFSDLADPSFTQYEH
- a CDS encoding MarR family winged helix-turn-helix transcriptional regulator, producing MRDSDANRELFDALAMVNRKLRAVFDARVKERGLTLPRARALFMLAKKDGINQRELADELEIETPTIVRLLDGMEKQGFIERRVELSDRRAKQIHMTDFGRSVARDIQNLANDIRNDVLDGLEPEEIAVALKVVSTIASNVQSIARV
- a CDS encoding MFS transporter — encoded protein: MGLGKSAIYIACSVLLFLTQGLGMNLALANLTQLQGSLSATSVEAAWLSAAYMAPNVSLSAALVKIRAQYGLRRFAEIGIVGFVFVSLLNVFVSDLHSAIVVRFISGIAAAPMSTLGFLYMLEAFPPARKLTVGLALALTCTTLAAPITRLISPELIEYGQWHGLYTLEMALALIALPIIYLLPLTPVPHGKVIQRTDIVSYLLLAAGFGCIAIVLTMGRLYWWFEASWLGVLLATSVVILTAFVLIELNRELPLIDVRWLASREILHFATVLLIFRLVASEQSAIATNFYQLLGLQYDQLATLYWIILAASVGGGLLCAALMQPGYADAVHVLALTLLAAGAYMDSHATSLTRPEQMYLSQALVAAGTALFLPPAMARGFRSALAKGPSYIVSFIVVFLFTQSIGGLMGSAAFGTFVTVREKFHANILADEIIATNPLVSQRLAQLSGAYAKAIGDKALLNGEGVALLGQTVTREANILAYNDAFLLTAILALCALVVLIIHIALNWLTARNLPAAAATTS
- a CDS encoding HlyD family secretion protein, whose translation is MLKNLRSATTLIVLLAGLAGLSLVLYAWRLPPFDSSVETTENAYVRGYVTIVSPQLSGYVAEVPVKDYEEVRAGQLLVRIDDRIYAQKLAQAKATLAAQRAALANSFQQELSAKAGIEASEAQLDSAQAALVTAKASWDRIRPLAEKGVATRSDADQSRAGFEQAVAAVNQAKANLEVSRQSLATTRGARAGLEASVSGAQAAVELARIDLDNTRIVAPRDGRLGEIGARVGQYVAAGTSLLAIVPGDVWVVANFKETQLDGMKIGQAVTISVDALNRQVLQGHIERFSPAAGSEFSIIRPDNATGNFTKVAQRLGVRIAVDPGQPLAALLAPGLSVVVKVDKSAEPRAAFASAS